Proteins co-encoded in one Flavivirga eckloniae genomic window:
- a CDS encoding FAD:protein FMN transferase — translation MIFSFPNVNEEAKRFEFNKVKMGGDFRIIVYEKEEEKVLAPIEKAYQLVDSLVEIFSSYSNDSYLSKLNTYKTLTAPPADLVKLMARSQEAFENSNGYFDISIQPVIDIWNQAAKTSRLPTKRKLKRIGTSIGFSNAVLRLDSLSLEISKSSKVNLGGIAKGYIIDKVYQHLYNLGFNNFLIEAAGDIRVFGAPPEKPYWEISVSSDDNSKFNVKLLSGQAIATSGSTYRFRCIEGRKYSHIVNPKTLTPVTHNNTSTVIANDATTADYLASALNIVRDSKTINTIIKKEENSEFIIFSNNGIILKSKLFPFIEQSLN, via the coding sequence ATGATTTTTTCATTTCCGAATGTAAATGAAGAAGCAAAACGTTTTGAATTTAACAAGGTTAAAATGGGAGGCGATTTTCGAATTATTGTTTATGAGAAAGAAGAGGAGAAGGTATTAGCTCCAATAGAAAAAGCCTATCAACTTGTAGATTCTTTGGTCGAAATATTTAGCAGTTATTCAAACGATAGTTACTTAAGTAAATTAAATACATATAAAACACTAACTGCACCGCCAGCCGATTTGGTAAAGTTGATGGCTCGTTCTCAAGAGGCTTTTGAGAATAGCAATGGATACTTTGATATTTCCATACAACCCGTTATCGATATTTGGAATCAGGCAGCTAAGACATCTCGATTACCAACAAAACGTAAATTGAAAAGAATTGGAACTTCCATTGGATTTTCTAATGCTGTGCTTAGGCTGGATTCACTTAGCTTAGAAATAAGTAAAAGTTCAAAAGTGAATTTAGGAGGCATCGCAAAAGGATATATTATTGATAAAGTATATCAACATTTATATAATCTTGGATTTAATAATTTTTTAATTGAAGCAGCAGGAGATATAAGAGTTTTTGGTGCCCCTCCAGAAAAACCGTATTGGGAAATAAGTGTTTCGTCGGACGACAATTCAAAGTTTAATGTAAAACTATTATCGGGTCAAGCGATTGCAACATCTGGAAGTACTTATAGATTTAGATGTATAGAGGGACGTAAATATTCTCATATTGTTAACCCTAAAACCTTAACTCCGGTTACTCATAACAATACATCAACCGTAATTGCAAATGATGCCACAACTGCAGATTATTTGGCATCAGCTTTAAATATAGTTCGAGATTCCAAAACGATTAATACTATAATAAAAAAAGAAGAAAACTCAGAGTTTATAATCTTCTCAAACAATGGCATTATTCTAAAGAGTAAATTATTTCCATTTATAGAACAATCACTGAATTAG
- a CDS encoding YceI family protein, with the protein MIKMKMIFTVLLITLGFQLNGQSIFTLGENTKIHVKGASNVSDWELEALGYNCELELNDSTPLEVGLKSISKLNFEIPVDKIVSERGPIMDKKVRNALKFEQHPRVTYTSTSNELTEVDGHKVTILFHGILSMAGVEKNVDIKVRGEFSNDQKTLKMQGEKALKLSMFDIERPTAFFGKLTTNDDIEIKLDLTFTKTIKQ; encoded by the coding sequence ATGATTAAAATGAAAATGATTTTTACCGTCTTGTTGATAACTCTCGGATTTCAACTTAATGGGCAAAGCATTTTTACACTAGGTGAAAACACAAAGATACATGTTAAAGGAGCTTCTAATGTTAGCGATTGGGAACTTGAGGCTTTAGGGTATAACTGTGAACTAGAATTAAACGATTCAACCCCTTTGGAAGTAGGGCTTAAGTCTATTTCGAAGTTGAATTTCGAAATACCAGTTGATAAGATTGTAAGTGAAAGAGGGCCGATTATGGACAAAAAAGTTCGAAATGCTTTAAAGTTTGAACAACATCCGAGGGTGACATACACTTCAACCTCAAATGAACTTACAGAAGTTGATGGCCATAAAGTTACTATACTATTTCATGGTATTTTGAGCATGGCTGGGGTAGAAAAAAATGTAGACATTAAAGTAAGGGGAGAATTTAGCAACGATCAAAAAACGTTAAAAATGCAAGGGGAAAAGGCCTTGAAATTATCAATGTTTGATATTGAGAGACCAACAGCATTTTTTGGGAAGCTTACTACAAACGATGATATAGAAATTAAATTAGATTTAACCTTTACTAAGACAATAAAACAATGA
- a CDS encoding formylglycine-generating enzyme family protein has product MRITGFLFCMVLWCHYTIGQSDFKAYNQSIDGTDVTFKMVPIEGGVFTVGASTKDKNAEADELPRKQVEVESFWMGAFEVTRAEFFLFRDATRDLLPDGKMNANVISRPSSPYEDPSKGLGDKDKEPAVGMTQYGALSYCRWLYQRTGVFYRLPTECEWEYAAGKGIDKPYFFGKKKSKLKEYAWYSKNSNGEFHEVGLKAPNPNGLYDIYGNVAEWCLDQYYADFYATIKEHEKGPWGMPNALYPRSVRGGSFKDDALGCRTSNRISSTDDWKARDPQIPKSFWWNTDSEFVGFRLVRPLKQPTEEEAEEFFSSFLE; this is encoded by the coding sequence ATGAGAATAACTGGCTTTTTATTTTGTATGGTACTGTGGTGTCATTATACAATAGGACAGAGTGATTTTAAAGCATACAACCAAAGTATAGATGGAACAGATGTTACATTTAAAATGGTACCCATAGAAGGAGGTGTTTTTACAGTTGGAGCATCAACAAAGGATAAGAATGCAGAGGCCGATGAATTACCGCGAAAACAAGTTGAGGTTGAATCTTTTTGGATGGGGGCATTCGAAGTTACTCGTGCCGAATTTTTTCTTTTTAGAGATGCCACGCGGGACTTATTACCAGATGGAAAAATGAACGCTAATGTTATTTCCAGACCTTCCAGTCCATATGAGGATCCATCAAAAGGTTTAGGAGATAAGGATAAAGAACCCGCAGTAGGAATGACACAATATGGTGCACTTTCGTATTGCAGGTGGTTGTATCAAAGAACAGGTGTTTTTTATCGCTTACCCACAGAATGCGAATGGGAATACGCGGCTGGGAAAGGCATTGACAAGCCTTACTTTTTCGGCAAGAAAAAAAGCAAACTTAAGGAGTATGCCTGGTATAGTAAAAACTCGAATGGTGAGTTTCATGAGGTTGGACTAAAAGCACCAAACCCCAATGGTTTGTACGACATATACGGAAATGTGGCCGAATGGTGTTTAGATCAATACTATGCTGATTTTTATGCAACTATTAAAGAGCATGAAAAGGGGCCTTGGGGAATGCCAAATGCTTTGTATCCGCGATCTGTTAGGGGAGGTTCTTTTAAGGATGATGCTTTGGGGTGTAGAACATCTAACAGAATAAGTTCTACAGACGATTGGAAAGCACGTGATCCGCAAATCCCGAAAAGCTTTTGGTGGAATACAGATTCTGAATTTGTAGGCTTTCGTTTGGTGCGACCATTGAAGCAGCCTACAGAAGAAGAGGCAGAGGAATTTTTCTCCTCATTTTTAGAATAA
- a CDS encoding Gfo/Idh/MocA family protein yields the protein MKRREFIKSAAITGTGMLAAPNVLGASVGIGNQDRLKIALIGCGGRGTSAALDALRCGVPSELVAMADLFSDVIEKQYKALSDRVDDKTQLKVTEKTKFIGLQGFKEAIALCDIAFITTPAAFKPVIFEEAIKQGKHVFMEKPVCVDAYGFKKILETAALAKKNKRYVAAGLQRRYSQGYQKIVELIHDGTIGDVFSAECYWFGGPIGDLSRPRKDSWTEMEFQNRHWRSFSWVSGGNIIEYHVHNLDVINWALKQDNPLSVTAHGGKTPEKLYSGSLGGFDSVSSNFKYENGISVHSYSRNLPNCSSKNGEWFYGTKGRVVITGNDAKAYNNKGKLIFDIKEEYEGKFHGVHSAVQKTLLEAIYHKKKYINEAFYAANSCMTGVFGRMSAWSGKTLNWEDAIASEIKLFDYTSETDFNSTPPIVPLANGDYPVPVPGKTKVI from the coding sequence ATGAAAAGACGTGAGTTTATAAAATCGGCGGCAATTACAGGAACAGGGATGTTAGCTGCACCTAATGTATTAGGAGCAAGTGTTGGAATAGGAAATCAGGATCGACTTAAAATAGCTTTAATTGGTTGTGGAGGAAGAGGAACAAGTGCTGCATTAGATGCACTTAGGTGTGGTGTGCCATCAGAACTTGTAGCCATGGCAGATTTGTTTTCAGATGTAATAGAAAAGCAGTACAAAGCATTAAGCGACAGGGTAGATGATAAAACACAATTAAAGGTTACAGAAAAGACTAAGTTTATTGGACTTCAGGGATTTAAAGAAGCTATTGCTTTGTGCGACATTGCTTTTATAACAACACCAGCCGCATTTAAACCAGTAATATTTGAAGAAGCCATTAAACAAGGAAAACATGTTTTTATGGAAAAACCGGTTTGTGTAGATGCATATGGGTTTAAAAAAATTCTGGAAACAGCTGCATTAGCTAAAAAGAATAAACGATATGTGGCTGCAGGACTTCAAAGAAGGTATTCGCAAGGCTATCAAAAAATAGTAGAATTGATTCATGATGGTACTATAGGTGATGTGTTTTCGGCAGAATGTTATTGGTTTGGAGGGCCTATTGGTGATTTAAGCAGACCACGAAAAGATTCGTGGACAGAAATGGAATTTCAAAACAGACATTGGCGTTCCTTTTCATGGGTAAGTGGTGGTAACATCATAGAATATCATGTACACAATCTGGATGTTATAAACTGGGCATTGAAGCAGGATAATCCATTATCAGTGACAGCACATGGAGGAAAAACACCAGAAAAATTATACTCAGGCTCGCTTGGTGGTTTCGACAGTGTTTCATCGAACTTTAAGTACGAGAATGGCATATCTGTTCATAGTTACAGTCGTAACCTTCCAAATTGTTCAAGCAAGAATGGCGAGTGGTTTTATGGAACCAAAGGAAGAGTTGTGATTACCGGAAATGATGCAAAGGCTTATAACAATAAAGGAAAGCTGATTTTTGATATCAAAGAAGAATACGAAGGGAAATTTCATGGGGTACATAGTGCGGTACAAAAGACTTTATTAGAAGCGATTTATCATAAGAAGAAATACATAAACGAAGCATTTTATGCCGCCAATTCGTGCATGACAGGGGTATTTGGACGTATGTCGGCATGGTCTGGGAAAACTTTAAATTGGGAAGACGCTATTGCTTCAGAAATAAAATTGTTTGATTATACAAGTGAAACAGACTTTAACAGCACACCTCCAATTGTACCATTGGCAAATGGGGATTATCCGGTTCCGGTACCCGGTAAAACGAAAGTGATATAA
- a CDS encoding aromatic aminobenezylarsenical efflux permease ArsG family transporter produces MDHLQSLLESTNLPFLSALVLGLMTAISPCPLATNITATAFISKNISSKKKVLLSGLMYSLGRAFSYTTIGLILYFGASKFHIARFFNQNGEKYLGPLLIFIGLIMLNIIKLNFLGQFSFSSKLSETFKNKGLLGSFLIGVVFALAFCPYSGALFFGILIPMTISNGNGLYLPVIFAFGTGLPVLLFTYLLAFAANSIGLFYNRIAKIEKVMRYVAGSVFILTGVYYVLIFAKI; encoded by the coding sequence ATGGATCATTTGCAATCATTATTAGAAAGCACAAACTTACCTTTTTTATCTGCTTTGGTATTAGGACTAATGACGGCCATTAGCCCGTGTCCTTTGGCTACAAATATTACTGCGACAGCATTTATATCTAAAAATATATCAAGTAAAAAGAAAGTGCTTTTAAGTGGTTTAATGTATTCCCTTGGCAGAGCATTTAGTTATACAACCATAGGCTTAATACTTTACTTTGGGGCTAGTAAATTCCACATAGCACGCTTCTTTAATCAAAATGGTGAAAAATACTTAGGACCATTGCTTATCTTTATTGGATTGATCATGCTCAATATAATCAAACTTAATTTTTTAGGTCAATTTAGTTTTTCCAGCAAACTTTCGGAAACCTTTAAAAATAAAGGTTTATTAGGTTCTTTTTTAATTGGGGTTGTCTTTGCATTGGCTTTTTGCCCTTATAGTGGTGCATTATTTTTTGGTATACTTATACCCATGACCATATCTAACGGTAATGGTCTTTATTTACCGGTTATCTTTGCATTTGGCACTGGACTTCCTGTACTTCTTTTTACATATTTGTTGGCGTTCGCAGCTAATAGCATAGGCCTTTTTTATAATAGAATAGCAAAAATTGAAAAGGTTATGCGCTATGTTGCTGGTAGTGTTTTTATTTTGACAGGGGTCTATTATGTACTGATTTTTGCAAAAATTTAA
- a CDS encoding nitrophenyl compound nitroreductase subunit ArsF family protein, with translation MKSFKFLSILTLSLILTSCNGQNKSSTSTTDKTISKIEVVDFHSTHRCMTCNAIEANTEYTLQTYFSKELKEGKITFLVINVDKKENEKIAETFEASGTSLFLNVIQNGKDKHINLTEFAFMKGNEKEAFVKELKLKIENELMNL, from the coding sequence ATGAAATCATTTAAATTCTTATCAATTTTAACTTTAAGCTTGATCTTAACATCCTGTAATGGTCAAAATAAAAGCTCTACCTCAACCACAGATAAAACCATTTCTAAAATCGAGGTCGTAGATTTTCATTCCACGCATAGATGTATGACATGCAATGCCATAGAAGCAAATACTGAATACACACTACAAACTTACTTCTCAAAAGAATTAAAAGAAGGAAAAATAACTTTTCTGGTCATCAATGTAGATAAAAAGGAAAATGAAAAAATAGCTGAAACTTTTGAAGCTTCTGGTACATCTCTTTTTTTAAATGTTATCCAAAATGGCAAAGACAAGCATATTAATTTAACTGAATTTGCATTCATGAAGGGTAATGAAAAAGAGGCATTTGTAAAAGAGTTGAAATTAAAAATCGAAAACGAGTTAATGAATCTTTAA
- a CDS encoding permease yields the protein MFDWIQNIANWLVYDILKMEAKNHLAEALNFFIYDTTKILMLLFVVIFLMGIVNSYFPIDKVKNYLSRHKLYGLEYLFASLFGVVTPFCSCSSVPLFIGFVRGGIPLGVTFAFLITSPLVNEVAIGLFVGLFGVKITILYILSGVLLGTISGFILQKLNLEHLLTPWVKEVLANAQREQDKFLKEKQPFIRRLPIIWNEVLKILKGIIPYVIVGIAIGGLMHGYIPEGFFEQYMSKEHLFAVPVATILAIPMYSNASGILPIVQVLVAKGIPLGTAIAFMMGVVGLSLPEAMLLKKVMSIKLIGIFFGVVTLCIILSGYVFNLIL from the coding sequence ATGTTCGATTGGATACAAAATATAGCCAATTGGTTGGTATATGATATTTTAAAAATGGAAGCCAAAAACCATCTGGCTGAAGCTCTAAACTTTTTTATTTACGATACCACCAAGATTTTAATGCTCCTTTTTGTGGTAATCTTTCTTATGGGAATCGTTAATAGTTACTTTCCTATTGATAAGGTTAAAAACTACCTTTCGAGGCATAAGTTATATGGTCTGGAATATTTATTCGCGAGTCTTTTTGGCGTAGTAACCCCATTTTGTTCTTGTTCGTCGGTACCTTTATTTATTGGCTTTGTAAGGGGTGGAATACCTCTTGGTGTGACCTTTGCTTTCCTAATTACATCCCCTTTGGTCAATGAAGTGGCCATAGGTCTTTTTGTGGGGTTGTTCGGGGTCAAGATAACAATACTTTATATACTAAGCGGTGTATTGTTAGGAACTATTTCTGGTTTTATTCTTCAAAAACTGAATTTGGAGCATTTACTAACTCCCTGGGTTAAAGAGGTCTTAGCAAATGCACAAAGAGAGCAAGATAAATTCCTGAAGGAAAAACAACCTTTTATAAGGCGGCTTCCTATTATCTGGAATGAGGTCTTAAAAATATTAAAAGGCATTATCCCCTATGTTATTGTAGGGATTGCAATAGGTGGATTGATGCATGGCTATATTCCAGAAGGTTTCTTTGAGCAATATATGAGTAAAGAACATTTGTTTGCTGTACCTGTTGCTACGATTCTTGCCATTCCAATGTATTCCAATGCTTCTGGTATACTTCCTATTGTTCAAGTGTTAGTGGCAAAAGGCATACCATTAGGAACTGCAATTGCTTTTATGATGGGCGTTGTTGGTCTTTCATTACCCGAGGCGATGTTGCTAAAAAAAGTGATGTCGATTAAACTTATTGGTATTTTTTTCGGAGTAGTGACTCTTTGTATAATACTATCGGGATACGTATTCAATTTAATCTTATAA
- a CDS encoding thioredoxin family protein, whose translation MTKSIKILGTGCPKCKTLTNLVEEVVKENNIDATVEKVEDIVEIMTFNVMVTPAIVIDDVVTTKGRIPSKQEVLELLN comes from the coding sequence ATGACTAAATCGATTAAAATTTTAGGAACGGGATGCCCAAAATGTAAAACATTAACCAACCTTGTTGAGGAGGTTGTAAAAGAAAATAATATTGACGCTACTGTTGAAAAGGTTGAGGATATTGTGGAAATAATGACCTTTAATGTTATGGTAACTCCTGCCATAGTTATTGATGATGTTGTTACCACAAAAGGTAGAATCCCATCCAAACAAGAAGTCCTGGAATTGCTTAACTAA
- a CDS encoding ArsR/SmtB family transcription factor: MKRHLEDIEYSENTEVLAKFAKALSHPTRIAILKHLGAQSCCFTGDLVDVFPLAQSTVSQHLKELKNAGLIQGELKPPKIKYCINQENWNTAKSLFNNFFD, from the coding sequence ATGAAGAGACATTTAGAGGATATAGAATACAGTGAAAACACTGAAGTTTTAGCCAAATTTGCAAAAGCTTTAAGCCATCCTACCCGTATTGCAATTTTAAAGCATCTTGGAGCTCAATCTTGTTGTTTTACTGGTGATTTGGTCGATGTGTTTCCTTTAGCTCAATCTACTGTTTCCCAACATTTAAAAGAATTAAAAAATGCCGGTTTAATTCAAGGCGAATTAAAACCTCCAAAAATAAAATATTGTATTAATCAGGAAAATTGGAACACAGCCAAGTCTTTATTCAATAATTTTTTTGATTGA
- the rsgA gene encoding ribosome small subunit-dependent GTPase A, translating to MTLYDLGFNKTLEHHKIEQNLTSFKVGRIIKEHRERYIIKNDIAVFDGELIGNLRYSANNRYDLPAVGDWVAFTEYDDNKALIYAIYPRSSIIERQAVGKTGQVQIIATNIDFGFIVQAVDRDFNINRLERYLTICNASHVTPVIILNKVDLITESALETIIDNIARRIKNTSIITSSNLTEGYSQITKLIEKGKTYCLLGSSGVGKSTILNAIAGSVQMKVNKISSSVNKGKHTTTHRALIVLKSGGVIIDTPGMRELGIADTFDGLETTFESILEHAQNCKFKDCSHTGEKGCAVIEAIENGDIDEGAYHNFSKMVKEKQHFEMDVSERRKKDKAFGKMVKQVKKRRKDSKF from the coding sequence ATGACACTATACGATTTAGGGTTTAATAAAACATTAGAACACCATAAAATTGAACAAAACCTGACTTCTTTTAAAGTTGGTAGAATCATTAAAGAACACAGAGAACGCTACATTATTAAAAACGATATTGCTGTTTTTGATGGTGAGCTTATTGGTAATTTAAGATACAGTGCAAATAACCGATACGACTTGCCTGCTGTTGGTGATTGGGTTGCATTTACAGAATACGATGATAATAAAGCTTTAATTTATGCCATTTATCCTAGAAGTTCTATAATAGAAAGGCAGGCTGTTGGTAAAACGGGGCAGGTTCAAATTATTGCTACAAATATAGATTTTGGATTTATTGTTCAGGCTGTTGATCGGGATTTCAATATAAATAGGTTGGAACGGTATTTAACTATTTGCAATGCATCGCATGTTACTCCTGTAATTATTTTAAATAAGGTAGATTTAATTACGGAAAGTGCCTTAGAAACAATTATAGATAACATAGCCCGTAGAATAAAAAACACCTCAATAATTACTTCCAGTAATTTAACAGAAGGATATAGCCAGATAACTAAACTTATAGAAAAAGGCAAAACCTATTGCCTTTTAGGGTCTTCGGGAGTTGGAAAATCAACCATATTAAATGCAATTGCGGGGAGCGTTCAAATGAAGGTTAACAAAATTAGCTCTAGTGTAAACAAAGGAAAGCATACTACTACACACAGAGCATTAATTGTTTTAAAAAGCGGTGGTGTGATTATAGATACTCCAGGTATGCGGGAACTAGGTATTGCTGATACTTTTGACGGTTTGGAAACTACTTTTGAGTCTATTCTGGAACATGCCCAAAACTGTAAATTTAAAGATTGTTCTCATACCGGGGAAAAAGGGTGTGCTGTAATTGAAGCTATTGAAAATGGTGACATCGACGAGGGTGCATACCATAATTTTAGTAAGATGGTTAAAGAAAAACAGCATTTTGAAATGGATGTATCCGAGCGTAGAAAGAAGGATAAGGCATTTGGTAAAATGGTTAAACAAGTAAAAAAGAGGCGTAAGGATTCGAAATTTTAG
- a CDS encoding RNA polymerase sigma-70 factor, with protein sequence MQKGDKVAHEVLFRLYYDKLLHIAKGYLDSVEDAEGIVQNIFLKVWEKKKNVIKIRSINNYLHTMTKNACLDLLKHQRVRNTFSNDYYKEKIAIQHQFIKDEAASLVLETELEKKINEAIEALPEKCKRVFIKSRFEGLKHSEIAETLHISKRTVDNHISNALHHMRLHLKEYITLIIIFFKLN encoded by the coding sequence TTGCAAAAAGGGGACAAGGTGGCTCATGAAGTGTTATTCCGTCTTTATTACGATAAGCTTTTACATATAGCAAAAGGATATTTGGATTCGGTTGAAGATGCCGAGGGAATTGTTCAAAATATCTTTTTAAAAGTATGGGAAAAGAAAAAAAACGTCATTAAAATAAGAAGTATTAATAACTACCTGCATACTATGACAAAGAATGCTTGTCTGGATCTGTTAAAGCACCAACGCGTTAGGAATACCTTTTCAAATGATTATTACAAAGAAAAAATAGCCATACAACATCAGTTTATAAAAGACGAAGCTGCTTCTTTAGTTTTGGAAACCGAATTGGAAAAAAAAATAAACGAAGCGATAGAAGCCCTTCCAGAAAAATGTAAAAGAGTATTTATAAAAAGCAGATTTGAAGGATTAAAACACTCTGAAATAGCAGAAACACTACATATTTCCAAAAGAACTGTAGATAATCATATCTCAAATGCATTGCATCATATGAGGCTCCATTTAAAGGAGTATATCACCCTAATCATTATTTTTTTCAAATTAAATTAG
- a CDS encoding FecR family protein has translation METKKIIKYIKGIASGEEAIEVQRWINASQENAQKFNLLKAEHIASTFDETSRSANANKSYNNYRARIDKSSRNQKRTLWSKTLKYAAMVAVILSAAYLYNKGGFKANEVPIPKDAIVLELDNGAIKIINEASSAKFVDAKGNTIGTQKGSKLEYNNNSPESEKLVYNTLRVPYGKRFDIVLSDNTLVTLNAGTSLKYPVKFIKGQKREVFINGEALFNVAKDEAHPFVVNAKDINVRVLGTVFNVSSYPEDLNAKTVLVEGSVSLYQEENYQPDKAVLLKPGQMASLNKSEQSMSVKEVDVSLYTAWTNGTISFKHEPFKNIIKQLERHYDVVIHCNNKELNQTFYTASFNNVSLEYILQTFKNIYDIKYTIEKPTNKKIITINQ, from the coding sequence ATGGAGACCAAAAAAATCATAAAATATATCAAAGGCATAGCCTCTGGGGAAGAAGCAATAGAAGTTCAAAGATGGATTAATGCTTCGCAGGAAAATGCACAAAAGTTTAACCTTTTAAAGGCAGAACACATAGCGTCTACTTTCGATGAAACTTCACGTAGCGCGAATGCAAATAAAAGCTATAATAACTATAGAGCACGAATTGATAAAAGCTCAAGAAACCAAAAAAGGACATTATGGAGTAAAACCTTGAAATATGCAGCTATGGTAGCTGTAATTTTAAGTGCCGCATATCTTTATAATAAAGGAGGTTTTAAAGCTAATGAAGTGCCAATTCCTAAAGACGCTATCGTTTTAGAGCTAGATAATGGCGCTATTAAAATAATTAACGAAGCAAGCTCTGCCAAGTTTGTTGATGCCAAAGGTAACACTATAGGTACCCAAAAAGGAAGCAAACTAGAATACAATAACAACAGTCCAGAATCCGAAAAATTAGTTTACAATACGTTAAGAGTTCCCTATGGTAAACGATTTGATATCGTTTTATCAGACAATACCCTAGTGACATTAAATGCCGGAACGTCTCTTAAATATCCTGTGAAATTTATAAAAGGACAAAAACGAGAAGTGTTTATAAATGGAGAAGCACTTTTTAATGTTGCTAAAGATGAAGCACATCCGTTTGTAGTAAACGCAAAAGATATAAACGTAAGGGTTTTAGGTACAGTATTTAATGTGTCATCCTATCCTGAGGACTTAAATGCCAAAACGGTATTGGTTGAAGGATCGGTAAGCCTTTATCAAGAAGAAAACTACCAGCCCGATAAAGCCGTGCTTTTAAAACCCGGGCAAATGGCTTCGTTAAATAAATCTGAGCAATCTATGTCTGTTAAGGAAGTAGACGTTTCCTTATATACTGCATGGACAAATGGAACAATTAGTTTTAAACATGAACCATTTAAGAATATTATAAAGCAACTGGAAAGGCACTACGATGTTGTTATACACTGTAATAACAAGGAATTAAACCAAACTTTTTATACAGCTAGTTTTAACAATGTGTCACTGGAGTACATTCTTCAAACCTTCAAAAATATTTACGATATAAAATACACTATCGAAAAGCCTACTAACAAGAAAATAATAACAATTAACCAATAA